TACCTGAACCGGGGGAAGCGGAGCATGACGATCAACCTGAAGACGGAAGAGGGGAAGGCGATCTTCCTGCGCCTGGCCGAAACCGCCGACGTCGTCGTCGAAGGGTTCCGTCCCGGCGTCGTTCGACGGCTCGGCATCGACTACGATGCGGTCTCCGCGGTCAACCCGAAGATCGTCTACTGCTCCATATCGGGGTACGGTCAGGACGGCCCGATGCGGGACGTCCCGGGCCACGACGTCAACTACTTGTCCTACGCGGGAGTGTTGGGACTGTGCGGGAGGAAAGGCGACGACCCGACGCTTCTTCCGGTGCAACTGGGGGACGTGTTCGGCGGTTCCATGATGGCCCTCTCCGGGATCCTCATGGCGCTCCTTGGGCGGGAGCGAACCGGCAAGGGCGGGTGGGTGGACATCTCCATGACGGACGGGGCGATGGCCTCCCTTGCATTGCCGGCGGCCGCCTGGCTCGGCGGCGGCGTGCCGCAGGAGCGCGGCTCCCTGCCGTTGACCGGGATGTTCCCCTGCTACGAGGTGTACCGGTGCGCGGACGGCGGCTTCCTCAGTGTCGGGGCACTCGAGGCCTGGTTCTGGAAGGCGCTGACGTCCGCGCTTGGACGCGAGGACCTGGCCGGGATGCAGTACGCGACCGGCGCGGAGGGGGAAAGCGTCAAGGAAGAGCTGCGAGCCGTGTTTCTCACCCTCCCCCGGGACGAGTGGGTGAAGCGGCTTGCCGGAATCGACGCCTGCATCTCTCCCGTTCTGGACCTCCCGGAGGCGTTGCTTCATCCGAACACGGCGTCGCGCCGCATGGTCGTCGACGTCGAGTCTCCTCTCGGGGGAACGGACCGCCAGCTCGGGATGCCGATCAAGATCGACGGGGTCCCGGAGGCACCTCGCCGGGCGCCGCTGCTCGGCGAACACGACGACGAAATCCTCGCCGGGCTGGGGTACACGCCGGTGCGGATCGTCGACCTGCGCGCGAAGGGCGTGATCCGGAAACGGT
The sequence above is a segment of the Deltaproteobacteria bacterium genome. Coding sequences within it:
- a CDS encoding CoA transferase, giving the protein MTLLSGIRVLDLSLQLPGPFCTMMMADYGADVVKIDEPSPRVRNPFAAEEPGTGPVDRYLNRGKRSMTINLKTEEGKAIFLRLAETADVVVEGFRPGVVRRLGIDYDAVSAVNPKIVYCSISGYGQDGPMRDVPGHDVNYLSYAGVLGLCGRKGDDPTLLPVQLGDVFGGSMMALSGILMALLGRERTGKGGWVDISMTDGAMASLALPAAAWLGGGVPQERGSLPLTGMFPCYEVYRCADGGFLSVGALEAWFWKALTSALGREDLAGMQYATGAEGESVKEELRAVFLTLPRDEWVKRLAGIDACISPVLDLPEALLHPNTASRRMVVDVESPLGGTDRQLGMPIKIDGVPEAPRRAPLLGEHDDEILAGLGYTPVRIVDLRAKGVIRKR